A genomic window from Sporosarcina sp. Marseille-Q4063 includes:
- a CDS encoding TlpA disulfide reductase family protein yields MKKWVLAIVIVGMLGLVVYEYVLAPSAGSTVEKYDADTGKIGNRKGDTPLDFKLTTLEGKTVKLSDFKGERIMLNFWATWCPPCRAEMPDMQKFQANNDVLVLAVNLTDTESDPANVQKFIDEYELTFTVPLDEESEVANLYQIVAYPTTFMIDSKGRIQFVMMGAMNYDMMVQQFEMLE; encoded by the coding sequence GTGAAAAAGTGGGTTTTAGCAATCGTTATTGTTGGAATGCTAGGTTTGGTCGTGTATGAGTATGTGCTGGCTCCTAGTGCGGGGAGTACTGTTGAAAAATACGACGCTGATACAGGTAAAATAGGAAATCGGAAAGGCGATACGCCGCTTGATTTTAAACTGACGACACTAGAAGGTAAGACTGTGAAGTTATCGGATTTTAAAGGTGAACGTATTATGCTAAATTTCTGGGCTACTTGGTGTCCGCCGTGCAGAGCAGAAATGCCTGATATGCAAAAGTTTCAAGCAAACAACGATGTGTTGGTTCTAGCCGTCAATTTGACCGATACTGAATCAGACCCTGCAAATGTTCAAAAGTTTATCGATGAGTACGAGTTAACTTTCACAGTCCCTTTAGATGAAGAATCTGAAGTGGCGAATCTATATCAAATCGTCGCTTATCCAACAACGTTTATGATTGACTCAAAAGGTCGTATTCAATTTGTGATGATGGGCGCAATGAATTATGACATGATGGTGCAGCAGTTTGAAATGTTAGAGTAA
- a CDS encoding spore germination protein, whose translation MKTNTIFPLQVNELEIIIKSKFENNSDEDLLFSVYEHKGKKIAVFGISYLMDTNKLESSLLTPLISHSEPWTSIDVLNEIPLGNGSITNSLKEVFNNIIFGEVFIYIEEEKEIVSYSLNEKEKRSLEKPEIESVVIGPQLSFTESLYTNLNVIRQLIPSTDLVMEKIIVGHAIPSEVRLIYMKSVANEADVNTMRQRIQDLDVDEIEDSTSLKIYIEDSSTTIFPQFYVTELPTRLAYTIKEGKIGVLVENSPNCFIGPSNFFSFFESMEDVYLRWIPTSAFRLLRLFATFAALVLTPLYIAVVTFHYELIPTALIVSIGQSRAAVPFPPILEALLIELMIELLREAGARLPTKVGQTMGIVGGIVIGQAAVAAGLTSNILIIVVAMSALASFTTPSYVIGTTFRVLRFPLMILAGFYGIIGVMFGICLLIIHLLRIKSIGRPYLTPIYPLKIKDFNKVFFRTPPARNSKRATMYRPKDRARDSKQDAHKKRDIEE comes from the coding sequence TTGAAAACCAATACTATCTTTCCTTTACAAGTGAATGAATTGGAAATCATTATTAAAAGTAAATTCGAGAATAATTCGGATGAAGATTTACTATTTTCCGTATACGAACATAAAGGCAAAAAGATTGCCGTATTTGGCATTTCTTATTTAATGGATACGAATAAGTTGGAAAGTTCATTATTGACTCCTTTAATAAGTCATTCAGAACCATGGACAAGTATTGACGTATTAAACGAAATTCCTCTGGGAAATGGATCAATCACAAATTCACTGAAAGAAGTATTCAATAACATCATCTTTGGTGAGGTTTTCATTTATATTGAAGAAGAAAAGGAGATTGTTTCTTATTCCTTAAACGAAAAAGAAAAACGCAGTTTGGAGAAACCCGAGATTGAATCAGTCGTCATTGGTCCCCAGCTTTCCTTCACCGAGTCTTTATATACAAATTTAAATGTGATTCGTCAGCTTATCCCATCCACTGATCTTGTCATGGAAAAAATTATCGTCGGTCATGCAATACCTAGTGAAGTTCGACTTATTTATATGAAATCGGTTGCGAATGAGGCGGATGTCAATACGATGCGTCAACGTATTCAAGATTTGGATGTTGATGAAATAGAGGATAGTACTTCATTAAAGATATATATTGAAGATTCATCAACAACAATTTTTCCCCAATTTTATGTAACGGAGTTACCAACCCGTCTCGCATATACAATCAAAGAAGGTAAAATCGGTGTTTTAGTTGAAAATAGCCCGAATTGTTTTATAGGTCCCTCTAACTTTTTCAGCTTTTTCGAATCCATGGAAGATGTCTACTTGCGATGGATACCAACATCTGCTTTTCGTCTTCTGCGCTTGTTTGCAACGTTTGCCGCACTTGTGCTCACACCGCTTTATATCGCCGTCGTTACCTTTCATTATGAACTCATTCCAACAGCCTTGATTGTTTCCATAGGACAGTCTAGGGCGGCTGTTCCGTTTCCACCGATTCTAGAAGCATTACTGATCGAACTTATGATTGAGTTATTGCGTGAAGCAGGTGCAAGGCTACCGACTAAGGTTGGACAAACAATGGGTATTGTCGGCGGTATCGTTATTGGACAAGCAGCCGTTGCAGCCGGTCTGACGAGTAATATTTTAATCATCGTCGTGGCGATGAGCGCACTCGCTTCTTTTACGACACCAAGCTATGTGATTGGGACAACTTTTCGAGTCCTTCGTTTCCCGTTGATGATATTGGCAGGTTTCTACGGTATTATCGGTGTCATGTTCGGTATTTGTTTATTAATCATTCATCTACTCAGAATCAAATCTATCGGGCGCCCTTATTTAACGCCTATCTATCCATTAAAAATTAAAGATTTCAATAAGGTGTTCTTTCGCACACCGCCCGCCCGAAATAGTAAACGTGCCACTATGTATCGACCAAAGGATCGTGCGCGTGATTCCAAACAAGATGCGCATAAAAAACGTGATATTGAGGAGTAG
- a CDS encoding DUF4166 domain-containing protein, which yields MSIFKKVMGNDFSRLHPMLQKRYNLPEGTIFKASGIMNEIKGGPKWLSPLFRIGTKWKLLFPERGKSIPFSITNTSYITEDGESHVHWQRIFYFGNQKRYFNALMSLDEKRVVIKDYLGEPHVVYADLAFTVTAKGHLKITSLNQRLVLGKLEIPLPKLFQGLATVTEKYVDELGCYQITVHVENPLIGTVFSYEGKFYADEDA from the coding sequence ATGTCTATATTTAAAAAAGTAATGGGCAATGATTTTTCACGGCTGCATCCGATGCTTCAAAAGCGATACAACTTGCCGGAAGGCACTATTTTCAAAGCTTCTGGAATTATGAATGAAATAAAAGGCGGTCCAAAATGGCTCTCTCCCCTATTTCGAATTGGTACAAAGTGGAAGTTACTTTTTCCCGAACGCGGAAAATCAATCCCGTTTTCAATTACGAATACTTCCTATATAACTGAAGACGGCGAGAGTCATGTTCATTGGCAACGGATTTTTTATTTCGGAAATCAAAAAAGGTATTTCAATGCACTGATGAGTCTTGATGAAAAGCGGGTCGTTATTAAAGATTATTTAGGGGAACCGCATGTCGTATATGCCGACTTGGCGTTTACGGTGACTGCGAAGGGACATTTAAAGATCACCTCTTTGAATCAAAGACTCGTTCTAGGAAAACTTGAAATTCCTCTGCCGAAACTATTTCAAGGCCTGGCAACCGTGACGGAGAAATATGTGGATGAACTGGGATGCTATCAAATTACTGTACATGTGGAAAACCCATTAATCGGAACCGTATTTTCATATGAGGGGAAGTTTTATGCCGATGAAGATGCGTAA
- a CDS encoding GerAB/ArcD/ProY family transporter yields MQLKVNLTIKPGQNIRAFYLTFIIVGIQVGVGILGTPRYIFESARQDAWVSVIIAFIYMLIITWVMFIILNQYENADIFGIQVDIFGRLIGKILGTIYIIFFMAEFLSVLLSYIEIIQVFIFPTMPNFVMGLLLLLLVVYCVNGGIRVVVGVVFIFSLLSPWIFVLLYDPVSRMDFTHFLPMFDASFTELLKGARTTSYSFLGLEILFVLYPFIQNKKDAKLPVYIGISISAFLVLITTVISLGYYSPNDFNLMTWPVLSLFKSVSFSFMERFDYFIIAEWMMVTIPTMVLLMWMITYGTKRLYAIPQKTTLYIISFLSLIVCTAINTDFEIRKVSDFVNQIGFWIVFIYPLLLLPIVLFKKKRQKSKGSAK; encoded by the coding sequence GTGCAATTGAAAGTCAATTTGACCATAAAACCTGGACAAAATATACGTGCTTTTTATTTAACCTTTATAATTGTCGGAATCCAAGTCGGAGTCGGTATTTTAGGGACACCGCGTTATATTTTTGAATCTGCTCGTCAAGATGCATGGGTTTCAGTCATCATTGCTTTTATATACATGCTCATTATTACGTGGGTGATGTTTATCATTTTAAATCAATATGAAAACGCCGATATTTTCGGCATACAAGTCGACATCTTTGGTAGATTGATTGGAAAGATACTTGGCACAATTTACATTATTTTCTTTATGGCGGAATTTCTTTCTGTTTTATTGAGTTACATTGAAATCATTCAAGTTTTTATCTTTCCTACGATGCCAAATTTCGTTATGGGCTTATTGTTACTTCTACTAGTTGTTTATTGCGTTAACGGCGGGATTCGTGTTGTTGTAGGGGTTGTCTTTATATTTAGCTTGCTATCACCATGGATTTTCGTCTTACTTTATGACCCGGTTTCGCGAATGGATTTCACTCATTTTCTGCCAATGTTCGATGCCTCTTTTACAGAATTACTTAAAGGTGCCCGAACAACTTCTTATTCCTTTCTCGGATTGGAAATTTTGTTTGTACTCTACCCTTTTATCCAAAATAAAAAGGATGCAAAACTTCCTGTCTATATAGGAATATCGATTTCCGCATTTCTTGTTCTGATCACAACGGTTATTTCTCTCGGCTATTATAGTCCAAACGATTTCAATTTGATGACTTGGCCAGTGTTGTCTTTATTTAAATCGGTTTCTTTTTCATTTATGGAGCGCTTTGATTATTTCATCATCGCGGAATGGATGATGGTTACAATTCCAACGATGGTGCTCCTAATGTGGATGATTACCTATGGGACGAAAAGATTATATGCCATACCGCAAAAAACTACCTTATATATAATTTCATTCTTATCTTTAATCGTTTGTACTGCGATTAATACAGATTTCGAAATTCGGAAGGTAAGCGATTTCGTTAATCAAATAGGATTTTGGATTGTGTTTATCTATCCGCTACTCCTCCTTCCCATCGTCTTATTTAAAAAGAAACGTCAGAAATCTAAAGGAAGTGCAAAATGA
- a CDS encoding cytochrome c biogenesis CcdA family protein, translating into MGGIESETMLVVGIFLAMGAGALSFLSPCVLPIFPAYLSYITGISVKELQGNGNVKIRSKLLSHSLFFLLGVSLVFISLGIGASFLGQWIQRLLIGDSGLLIQRLAGIFIIFMGLFVGGWIKITALMKEKRFQSSKRPVGYLGTFFVGVGFAAGWTPCIGPIFGSILFLAASNPGQGMIYTGMYVVGFALPFLLLTFFLGSTKWIVRRSEVIMKIGAVIMIIMGLVLFTGQMPRITEFLLDLVQDTWFEKLG; encoded by the coding sequence ATGGGTGGAATTGAATCAGAGACAATGTTAGTGGTAGGCATATTTTTAGCAATGGGAGCAGGAGCGTTATCTTTCTTGTCGCCTTGCGTGTTGCCGATTTTCCCTGCATATTTATCGTATATTACGGGAATCAGTGTGAAAGAATTACAGGGAAATGGAAATGTTAAAATACGGAGTAAATTGCTGAGCCATTCCCTATTTTTCTTATTAGGCGTTTCTCTTGTTTTTATTAGTTTGGGCATCGGTGCTTCGTTTTTAGGCCAGTGGATTCAAAGACTTTTGATAGGGGATTCGGGGTTGCTCATACAAAGGTTAGCTGGAATATTCATTATTTTCATGGGGCTTTTCGTTGGAGGATGGATTAAGATCACAGCCTTAATGAAGGAAAAGAGATTCCAGTCATCGAAAAGACCTGTTGGCTATTTAGGTACATTTTTTGTTGGGGTCGGTTTTGCGGCAGGGTGGACACCTTGCATTGGTCCTATATTTGGCTCTATTTTATTTCTAGCGGCAAGTAACCCGGGGCAAGGGATGATCTATACAGGGATGTATGTAGTTGGTTTTGCACTGCCATTCTTGCTATTAACTTTCTTTCTTGGTTCGACAAAATGGATTGTTCGTCGTAGTGAAGTGATTATGAAAATAGGTGCGGTCATTATGATTATAATGGGGCTTGTTTTGTTTACGGGTCAGATGCCTCGAATTACAGAATTTCTTCTGGATTTGGTTCAAGATACATGGTTTGAAAAATTGGGATAG
- a CDS encoding response regulator transcription factor, translating into MQETIMIVEDDEMIRNLIRIYLKKSGYGVVEANDGEEAKSVYLEHLPCLIILDLMLPKVSGEEFYAWLRERDQHDVSIIMLSAKARIDDKITGLNLGADAYMTKPFDPNELVAQVEAVLRRTDHFCQKIVREGLCIMPRKGEVLLYGNEIKLTRYEFNLLYYFMQNPNIVLSREQLINQIYSHNDDTVMDRTIDAHIKKLREKIEDNSARPTRVVTVRGMGYKFVANK; encoded by the coding sequence ATGCAAGAAACAATTATGATTGTTGAAGACGATGAAATGATTCGAAATCTAATTCGCATATATTTAAAGAAAAGTGGTTACGGAGTAGTGGAGGCAAATGATGGAGAAGAAGCCAAATCCGTTTATTTAGAGCATTTACCCTGCTTAATCATATTAGATTTAATGTTACCGAAAGTAAGCGGGGAAGAATTTTATGCATGGCTCCGTGAACGGGATCAACATGATGTTTCAATTATTATGCTTTCAGCCAAAGCACGTATTGACGATAAAATTACGGGTCTAAACTTAGGCGCAGATGCTTACATGACAAAACCATTTGACCCGAACGAATTAGTTGCACAAGTAGAGGCTGTGCTGAGGCGTACGGATCATTTTTGTCAAAAGATTGTACGTGAGGGATTATGTATTATGCCAAGAAAGGGAGAAGTATTACTGTACGGCAATGAAATAAAATTAACAAGATATGAGTTTAATTTACTTTATTATTTTATGCAAAATCCCAATATCGTTTTATCACGTGAACAACTGATTAACCAGATATATTCGCACAATGATGATACGGTAATGGATCGGACGATTGATGCACACATAAAAAAACTTAGAGAAAAAATTGAAGATAATTCTGCTAGACCAACCCGTGTTGTAACTGTTAGAGGAATGGGGTATAAATTTGTCGCGAATAAGTAA
- a CDS encoding cell wall metabolism sensor histidine kinase WalK, translating into MNIVVLVTATAFSGWAIYHTACFLAAGVGNLDAQGQRQFNNTLLNYIWIFMITAAIIGSIFHFYVMKKLIQPIRKLIQSTKQMKLGNYPEPIKISRTDEVGQLIEQYNELLEQLQKNEDHRKKLVSDLSHEIRTPLANLSGYLQALKDEDLAGNAALFTALYEESNRLTQMIDQLEQLKEWDYLTEQAIVQKKPYEIEKLLHQSIAMFTRRFVKEDIQVQVETEPYELNIHVEGIQQVISNLLDNAVQYYEGTEPIILSGKKREENYCISIKGPSKPIPEEERENIFRRFYRLDSSRSRMTGGSGLGLAISKEIVKRHHQGKIGVITTDKQNIFWVSLPLKHS; encoded by the coding sequence TTGAATATCGTTGTGCTCGTAACTGCCACTGCTTTTAGCGGATGGGCAATTTATCACACAGCTTGTTTTCTAGCAGCTGGAGTCGGGAATTTAGATGCACAAGGACAAAGACAATTCAACAATACGCTTTTGAATTATATATGGATATTTATGATTACAGCAGCTATTATAGGAAGCATCTTTCATTTCTATGTGATGAAAAAGCTTATCCAACCAATTCGAAAACTCATTCAATCGACAAAGCAAATGAAACTTGGAAACTACCCTGAGCCTATAAAAATTTCCCGAACGGATGAAGTAGGGCAGTTAATCGAACAATATAATGAGCTTTTAGAACAGTTGCAAAAGAATGAAGATCATAGAAAGAAATTAGTTAGTGATTTGTCTCATGAAATTAGGACGCCGTTAGCTAATTTAAGTGGGTATTTACAGGCGTTAAAAGATGAAGATTTAGCAGGGAATGCAGCATTATTTACTGCGCTTTATGAGGAATCAAATCGTTTAACTCAAATGATTGACCAACTTGAACAACTAAAAGAGTGGGATTATTTAACAGAACAAGCAATCGTTCAAAAAAAACCATACGAAATAGAAAAGTTATTGCATCAAAGTATCGCAATGTTTACTCGGAGATTCGTAAAGGAAGACATTCAAGTTCAAGTAGAGACGGAGCCATATGAGCTAAATATTCATGTAGAGGGCATTCAACAAGTCATTAGTAATCTACTAGATAATGCAGTCCAATATTATGAAGGTACGGAGCCCATAATATTGAGCGGCAAAAAGCGAGAAGAAAATTACTGTATTTCTATTAAAGGACCTAGTAAACCAATCCCAGAAGAAGAGAGAGAAAATATTTTTAGACGTTTTTATCGACTCGATTCTTCACGCAGTCGGATGACTGGGGGATCGGGATTAGGTCTGGCTATTTCAAAAGAAATTGTCAAACGTCATCATCAAGGCAAAATAGGTGTAATAACAACTGATAAGCAGAATATATTTTGGGTTTCATTGCCACTAAAACACTCGTGA
- a CDS encoding Ger(x)C family spore germination protein, giving the protein MKYIKKIFIVSLASFLLASCVETQAIEKIGIINARGLDTKDDLIETTVVAFQFTPEAKEMTKVITGKGKTVKGALESAESSALYKLAPGKIKLSVFGKELAEKGILPFLDTAARDARVPDLMYLSVSKTTAKELLSISEENIATNIGQFLHGLIENHSTGHNIPRKTLQDFLRIYYDVGHDNVLPLFEIEEDAPKLVSFALFKGDQMVGELTNDEITLINIMDRTVEEHPLEFSFPLEPFKDHLEERERMPQETEVQIMFLIDKGNSKTKIVDIDRLAFQTDTTLKLRLLEQSSGIVLKKSQVITLLEKEVKKEMENRFEKLLVKVQKLDTDPFGYGRLYKKTQKGKELTIEEWREIYPTIEVDFNVDVEIIQHGVID; this is encoded by the coding sequence ATGAAATATATTAAAAAAATATTCATCGTATCCTTGGCTAGTTTTCTTCTTGCAAGTTGTGTGGAGACTCAAGCAATCGAAAAAATCGGGATTATAAACGCTCGCGGGCTAGACACTAAGGATGACTTGATCGAAACTACAGTCGTCGCTTTTCAATTTACCCCTGAAGCAAAAGAAATGACAAAAGTGATAACTGGAAAAGGAAAAACGGTTAAAGGCGCTTTGGAGAGTGCTGAAAGTTCCGCTTTATACAAACTGGCCCCCGGTAAGATAAAACTTAGTGTATTCGGAAAAGAACTGGCTGAAAAAGGAATTTTGCCTTTTTTGGATACAGCCGCGCGAGATGCTCGAGTTCCCGATTTGATGTATTTATCAGTGAGTAAAACAACTGCAAAAGAATTATTGTCAATCAGCGAAGAAAATATTGCGACGAATATTGGACAGTTTTTACACGGCTTGATCGAGAATCATTCGACCGGTCATAATATTCCTCGAAAAACATTACAAGACTTTTTGCGAATTTACTATGATGTCGGTCATGACAATGTTCTTCCTCTCTTTGAAATAGAGGAAGACGCGCCAAAACTAGTTAGCTTTGCGTTATTTAAAGGCGATCAGATGGTGGGCGAGTTGACCAATGATGAAATAACCCTAATCAATATAATGGATCGAACCGTAGAAGAACACCCGCTTGAATTTTCATTTCCCCTTGAACCCTTTAAAGACCACCTTGAAGAAAGAGAAAGAATGCCGCAAGAAACAGAGGTTCAGATTATGTTTCTGATAGACAAAGGGAATAGTAAAACAAAAATAGTGGATATTGATCGTTTAGCCTTTCAAACAGACACAACATTGAAATTGCGTTTATTGGAACAGTCTTCAGGAATTGTTTTGAAAAAGTCGCAGGTCATTACGTTGCTGGAAAAAGAAGTGAAAAAGGAAATGGAAAATCGTTTTGAAAAGCTGTTGGTTAAGGTTCAAAAACTTGACACCGACCCCTTTGGCTACGGACGTCTTTATAAAAAAACTCAAAAAGGAAAAGAGTTAACTATTGAGGAGTGGCGCGAGATATATCCGACAATCGAGGTTGACTTTAATGTCGATGTAGAAATTATTCAGCATGGCGTGATTGATTGA
- a CDS encoding Na+/H+ antiporter NhaC family protein codes for MEHMGLISLLPPLIAVILAMITKNVIISLFSGVYIGVLVLVGGRPLEATMETIGSYLFPQVADSYNAAVLVLLFFIGGFVGLMEKSGGGAALAAKATNFINTRAKAQVAAWFGGIIIFFSDLGTPLIVGPVFEKIFDKAKISREKLAWIIDSTSSPVAVLIPFIGWGVYIMGLIKQEFDLLKITTSEFSTLVSVIPFQFYAILVVLMVPLVAFTKLDFGPMAKAERRIQTTGALYWPESKPLRRAEEDVENKTESHAILIWLPLVVLFVTLFGLLISFGFPMTPVAGSDFRVSLSSAYFFAAITIVILMLIFKVKKFGEIFDTYTAGMQKMVYVSVTLVLAWALSQVINEMGTAEYIVEITKGNVPAFIIPAILFAVGAGMSLAAGSSWGTFAIMLPIAIPMAVALDAHLLVCIGAVLSGGIFGDHCSPISDTTILSSTGAGADHIDHVKTQFPYALVSGIIAFIGYVVAGITGSALTLILAIVLLFAAVFILSKLNARKYNKEVGV; via the coding sequence ATGGAACATATGGGATTGATATCATTACTACCGCCGCTAATCGCAGTCATTCTAGCGATGATTACTAAAAACGTTATTATTTCATTATTTTCAGGGGTCTATATCGGGGTATTAGTTCTCGTTGGTGGACGTCCGTTGGAAGCGACGATGGAAACAATCGGAAGTTATTTATTCCCGCAAGTTGCTGATAGTTACAATGCGGCTGTGTTAGTTTTACTATTTTTCATTGGCGGATTTGTCGGGCTAATGGAGAAATCGGGGGGCGGGGCGGCGCTTGCCGCAAAAGCGACAAACTTCATTAATACACGAGCCAAAGCGCAAGTGGCCGCATGGTTTGGCGGCATTATTATTTTCTTCTCTGATTTGGGGACGCCGCTAATCGTTGGACCCGTATTTGAAAAGATTTTCGATAAAGCAAAAATTTCACGAGAGAAACTCGCTTGGATCATTGACTCTACTTCTTCGCCAGTCGCGGTGCTTATCCCGTTTATTGGCTGGGGCGTATACATTATGGGGTTAATTAAACAAGAGTTTGATCTATTAAAGATTACGACGTCAGAATTCAGTACATTAGTAAGTGTGATTCCATTTCAATTTTACGCAATTTTAGTCGTCTTAATGGTTCCACTCGTAGCATTTACAAAATTGGATTTTGGTCCGATGGCAAAAGCGGAACGCCGTATTCAGACGACAGGCGCTCTTTATTGGCCCGAATCAAAACCGCTGAGAAGAGCAGAAGAAGACGTCGAAAATAAAACCGAAAGTCATGCAATACTCATTTGGCTACCACTTGTCGTTTTATTCGTGACATTATTCGGTTTGTTAATTTCGTTCGGATTCCCGATGACACCGGTTGCGGGGAGCGATTTCAGAGTTTCGTTGAGTTCGGCTTACTTTTTCGCAGCCATTACCATTGTCATCCTTATGCTCATTTTTAAAGTGAAGAAATTCGGTGAAATCTTCGATACATATACGGCTGGAATGCAGAAAATGGTATATGTCTCTGTTACGCTTGTATTGGCATGGGCGCTCAGTCAAGTCATTAATGAAATGGGCACTGCCGAATACATCGTTGAAATCACAAAAGGAAATGTTCCAGCATTTATCATCCCAGCGATTTTATTTGCAGTTGGGGCGGGAATGTCGTTGGCTGCAGGTTCCTCTTGGGGAACATTCGCCATCATGTTGCCAATCGCAATTCCGATGGCGGTCGCACTCGATGCGCATTTATTAGTTTGTATCGGTGCTGTACTTTCCGGTGGCATATTCGGGGACCATTGTTCACCGATTTCAGACACGACGATTTTGTCTTCAACAGGCGCGGGAGCGGATCATATCGATCACGTTAAAACTCAGTTTCCTTATGCTTTAGTGAGCGGAATCATCGCGTTTATCGGGTACGTCGTGGCAGGAATTACAGGAAGCGCGCTTACATTAATCTTAGCAATTGTTCTTCTATTTGCTGCCGTTTTTATATTATCGAAATTAAATGCAAGAAAATACAACAAAGAGGTGGGCGTTTAA
- a CDS encoding sulfite exporter TauE/SafE family protein, translating into MIIQSVALSFAATAPGGSFLLVPIMLVVLKIPTRMTIASSLAITFISSIGSTIGKISTEQVEYGPAFIMIVASLVASPLGAEVGKRVNTKVLQIILALLILATAVKTWIEIL; encoded by the coding sequence ATGATTATACAAAGTGTTGCATTATCATTCGCGGCGACGGCGCCGGGGGGATCCTTCTTGCTAGTGCCTATCATGCTGGTTGTGTTGAAAATCCCAACCCGAATGACCATTGCCTCTTCACTAGCGATTACGTTTATTTCATCTATTGGTTCAACTATTGGGAAAATCTCAACAGAGCAAGTTGAATATGGCCCGGCGTTTATCATGATCGTGGCAAGCCTGGTCGCTTCACCATTAGGGGCCGAGGTTGGGAAAAGAGTCAACACAAAAGTGTTACAGATTATTTTAGCTTTATTAATTTTAGCTACTGCAGTGAAAACATGGATTGAAATTTTATAA
- a CDS encoding DoxX-like family protein — protein MKPKPIYVEIPIYAKLDDLWEASQNPQLHEQWDLRFSSITYLPKKENEVQQFTYTRTVGPFYKVEGWGKSVGSYQNDKQRTSSLHFGTDQKLSPIREGRGYWKYEQLDDSVKFLTQYDYDVNFGRSGKIADKFVFRPLIGWATALSFDVLKRWLEKGETPAAQYIRFFSTYIISLAFVFIWMYQGLIPKIIGMHPAELAMVGNVFSDSQVTLTVMIIGVLEVLFGLLWLVYRRKNHLFLLQLILFPLLTIAAVVAVPETAIHPFNPVTFNFSLIILSLIGFMLSKDVPSARSCLRKRRGV, from the coding sequence ATGAAGCCAAAGCCGATTTACGTTGAAATTCCCATTTACGCTAAACTTGATGATCTATGGGAAGCTTCACAAAACCCGCAGTTGCATGAACAATGGGATCTTCGTTTTTCCTCTATCACCTACCTACCGAAAAAAGAAAACGAAGTCCAACAATTTACCTATACAAGAACAGTTGGTCCATTTTATAAAGTCGAGGGATGGGGAAAAAGTGTTGGATCTTATCAAAATGATAAACAAAGAACTTCCTCTCTTCACTTTGGCACCGACCAAAAGCTCTCCCCTATCAGAGAAGGACGCGGATATTGGAAATATGAACAACTAGACGATTCCGTCAAATTTTTAACGCAATACGATTATGACGTCAACTTTGGTCGATCCGGAAAAATAGCAGACAAATTTGTTTTCCGTCCGCTTATCGGCTGGGCAACGGCGTTAAGTTTTGACGTGTTAAAAAGATGGCTAGAAAAAGGTGAGACCCCCGCCGCCCAGTACATCCGATTTTTCAGTACATATATAATTTCTTTGGCATTCGTATTTATATGGATGTACCAGGGGTTAATTCCCAAAATTATTGGCATGCATCCCGCAGAACTTGCAATGGTTGGAAATGTTTTTTCTGATAGTCAGGTAACATTAACGGTGATGATTATCGGCGTGTTGGAAGTGCTGTTTGGTCTTTTATGGCTTGTCTATCGTCGAAAAAATCATTTGTTTCTATTGCAGCTGATATTGTTTCCTTTATTAACGATTGCAGCGGTCGTTGCTGTTCCTGAAACAGCGATTCACCCGTTCAACCCTGTGACGTTCAATTTTTCGTTAATTATTCTGTCGCTGATTGGATTCATGCTATCGAAGGATGTTCCGTCTGCAAGAAGTTGTCTTAGAAAACGACGAGGTGTTTAA